A genome region from Macaca nemestrina isolate mMacNem1 chromosome 15, mMacNem.hap1, whole genome shotgun sequence includes the following:
- the LOC105480662 gene encoding ubiquitin-conjugating enzyme E2 L3 isoform X2 gives MKNFRNIQVDEANLLTWQGLIVPDNPPYDKGAFRIEINFPAEYPFKPPKITFKTKIYHPNIDEKGQVCLPVISAENWKPATKTDQVIQSLIALVNDPQPEHPLRADLAEEYSKDRKKFCKNAEEFTKKYGEKRPVD, from the exons ATGAAAAACTTCCGTAACATCCAGGTTGATGAAGCTAATTTATTGACTTGGCAAGGGCTTATTGTTCCT GACAACCCTCCATATGATAAGGGGGCCTTCAGAATCGAAATCAACTTTCCAGCAGAGTACCCATTCAAACCACCGAAGAtcacatttaaaacaaagatcTATCACCCGAACATTGACGAAAAGGGGCAGGTCTGTCTGCCAGTAATTAGCGCTGAAAactggaagccagcaaccaaaaCCGACCAAG TAATCCAGTCCCTCATAGCACTGGTGAATGACCCCCAGCCCGAGCACCCGCTTCGGGCTGACCTAGCTGAAGAATACTCTAAGGACCGTAAAAAATTCTGTAAGAATGCTGAAGAGTTTACAAAGAAATATGGGGAAAAGCGACCTGTGGACTAA
- the LOC105480662 gene encoding ubiquitin-conjugating enzyme E2 L3 isoform X3 gives MAASRRLMKDNPPYDKGAFRIEINFPAEYPFKPPKITFKTKIYHPNIDEKGQVCLPVISAENWKPATKTDQVIQSLIALVNDPQPEHPLRADLAEEYSKDRKKFCKNAEEFTKKYGEKRPVD, from the exons GACAACCCTCCATATGATAAGGGGGCCTTCAGAATCGAAATCAACTTTCCAGCAGAGTACCCATTCAAACCACCGAAGAtcacatttaaaacaaagatcTATCACCCGAACATTGACGAAAAGGGGCAGGTCTGTCTGCCAGTAATTAGCGCTGAAAactggaagccagcaaccaaaaCCGACCAAG TAATCCAGTCCCTCATAGCACTGGTGAATGACCCCCAGCCCGAGCACCCGCTTCGGGCTGACCTAGCTGAAGAATACTCTAAGGACCGTAAAAAATTCTGTAAGAATGCTGAAGAGTTTACAAAGAAATATGGGGAAAAGCGACCTGTGGACTAA
- the LOC105480662 gene encoding ubiquitin-conjugating enzyme E2 L3 isoform X1, producing the protein MAASRRLMKELEEIRKCGMKNFRNIQVDEANLLTWQGLIVPDNPPYDKGAFRIEINFPAEYPFKPPKITFKTKIYHPNIDEKGQVCLPVISAENWKPATKTDQVIQSLIALVNDPQPEHPLRADLAEEYSKDRKKFCKNAEEFTKKYGEKRPVD; encoded by the exons GAGCTTGAAGAAATCCGCAAATGTGGGATGAAAAACTTCCGTAACATCCAGGTTGATGAAGCTAATTTATTGACTTGGCAAGGGCTTATTGTTCCT GACAACCCTCCATATGATAAGGGGGCCTTCAGAATCGAAATCAACTTTCCAGCAGAGTACCCATTCAAACCACCGAAGAtcacatttaaaacaaagatcTATCACCCGAACATTGACGAAAAGGGGCAGGTCTGTCTGCCAGTAATTAGCGCTGAAAactggaagccagcaaccaaaaCCGACCAAG TAATCCAGTCCCTCATAGCACTGGTGAATGACCCCCAGCCCGAGCACCCGCTTCGGGCTGACCTAGCTGAAGAATACTCTAAGGACCGTAAAAAATTCTGTAAGAATGCTGAAGAGTTTACAAAGAAATATGGGGAAAAGCGACCTGTGGACTAA